Proteins from one Chitinophaga oryzae genomic window:
- a CDS encoding tetrahydrofolate dehydrogenase/cyclohydrolase catalytic domain-containing protein: protein MAELKAAGKKVPHLAAILVGNNPASETYVASKVKSCAECGYNSTLLRFDEQISEKHLLDQIILLNENADVDGILVQLPLPKHINEELVINTIDPSKDVDGFHPMNVGKMVSGLPAFIPATPYGIMLMLEHYNIPTAGKHAVVIGRSHIVGTPVSILLSRNTNPGNCTVTLTHSRTQNLAEICRQADIIIAAIGKPDFVTADMVKEGAVVVDVGINRVEDATKKSGFRLKGDVKFDEVAPKCSFITPVPGGVGPMTIAALLKNTYHANIGLKGSMN from the coding sequence GTGGCTGAATTAAAGGCTGCTGGTAAAAAAGTACCTCATCTCGCAGCTATACTGGTAGGCAACAATCCCGCCAGCGAAACCTACGTAGCTTCCAAGGTGAAATCATGCGCAGAATGCGGCTACAACTCCACCCTGCTGCGTTTTGACGAACAAATTTCCGAAAAACACCTGCTGGACCAGATCATCCTGCTCAACGAAAACGCAGACGTGGACGGTATCCTGGTACAACTGCCCTTACCTAAACACATCAACGAAGAACTGGTGATCAACACCATCGATCCCAGCAAAGACGTAGACGGTTTCCACCCGATGAACGTAGGTAAAATGGTCAGCGGTTTACCGGCTTTCATTCCCGCTACTCCTTATGGCATCATGCTGATGCTGGAACATTATAACATTCCCACCGCCGGCAAACACGCCGTGGTAATAGGCCGCAGCCATATCGTCGGCACGCCGGTAAGCATCCTGCTGAGCCGTAACACCAACCCGGGCAACTGCACTGTTACCCTCACCCACTCCCGCACACAAAATCTGGCCGAAATCTGCCGCCAGGCCGATATCATCATCGCCGCCATCGGCAAACCGGACTTTGTGACCGCAGACATGGTGAAAGAAGGCGCCGTAGTAGTGGACGTAGGGATCAACCGTGTGGAAGACGCGACCAAAAAGAGCGGTTTCCGCCTCAAAGGAGACGTAAAATTTGATGAAGTAGCGCCTAAATGCAGCTTTATCACACCTGTGCCGGGCGGCGTAGGTCCTATGACCATCGCAGCACTGCTGAAAAA